The Flaviramulus sp. BrNp1-15 genome includes the window GGGATATCTACTGCTGCAGTAACTTCAATTTTTAACGGTGTGGTTTTATAGGTTTCTCCATCAATAGTTATGGATGCTTGCGAGATTGTAAAGTTTCCGCGTTGTTTTGGTGCTAAAAAATAGCTATACGTTTTTTTGTAAGAGCGAACCCCATTAATCCAAGAATTACTAACCGATTGATTTGGACCACCAACAACTGTAAAATTTGAAAAATCTGGCGGATTAAAATTATCGCCATCTTTATTCATCTCAAAATCTATACGTAAACGCTCGTTTACCCCAAGTTTTTGTTTGCTTGCTTTCGCTTCAAATTTTACTTGAGCAAAAGCCATACTTGAAACAAGCAATATTACAATTATTGATATGTGTTTTATAAACTTCATACTTCCTACTTCAATCTTCTAACGTTACTACCAATCTTTATCCGTTTTTATTTTTACGCCTTTTTGCTTTTCTGCATTCATTTTTTCTTGAACCTTTTGTTCTTGATTATTCATGGCTTCTAACAAATTCTTTATTTGTTGTGGCGATAATTGTCCTGGTTGCGGTTTTGGCTTTTGTTGGTCTTTCTTCTTTTCTTCATCACCTTTACCTTCTTTTTCATCTTTAGGTTTGCCTTCTTCATCTTTCTCATCATCACCTTCCTTCTTTTCCTGATCGCCTTCGTCTTTCTTATCTTCTTCTTTATCGCCCTCTTTATCTTTATTGTCCTGATTCTCTTTTTCGTCTTCGTTCTCCTTATTATCGTCCTTTTTATCCTCTTTATTCTCGTCTTTATTTTGATCTTCTTGGTCTTGTTGTTGTTCTGCACAAATTTTTGCTAGACCCAAATTGTATCTGGTTTCATCGTCGGTTGGGTTATTTCTTAATGCGTTTTTATAAGCTTCAACAGCTTCTTTACATTTTTTATTTTGCATTAAAATATTACCTATGTTATGAAATGCCTTGTGCTTTTCTGTTTTTGAAGTCGCTGTTTTTGTAGCTTCTTCAAGTCTATACAAAGCTTCATCAAAATTACCTTTACCAATATAAGTGGTTCCTAGATTGTAGGTTCCTGTAATTGTTGTAGGGTTTTCTGAAATAGCTTTTCTATATTCCATTTCAGCTGAAATAAAATTGTCTTCCTCAGCTAAAGCATTTCCTTCGTAAACATAATTATTGGCTTTTTTTAAAGCTAATAATTCTGCTTTGTCTTTCTCTTGTGCAAAAGAAAACACAGATATGAATGCTATAATAAAAGTTATAATCTGTTTCATTTTTAAACTTAAAATCAGTTTTATTTTCATTCTAAAATTATAAAACCATGTATTTATATTCGTTAAAAAAAATATAAATGTTAAATATTTTCATTGAATAAATTCAGCTTTTTTAACCATGCTGTTTTTCGTTCTAATAAGAAAACATCTAATAGTAAAAAGAAAATACCAAATCCTAAAAACCATTGAAACTGATCTTTAAAATCTGCAAACTGTTTTGCTTCGAACTCAGTTTTGTCCATGGTGTTTAAAATTTCTCTAATATTCTCTACCACATCATTTGTGTTTTTTCCATTTATATATGCGCCATTGGCTTCATCTGCAATGTTTTTAAGCGTTTCCTCATTTAATTTGGTAATCACCGTTTCGCCTTGGCTATCTTTTTTATAACTTAGAACAATCCCGTTCCTTTTTTCTGGAATTGGACCTCCTTTTACATCACCAACACCAATTGTGAAAATTCTAATGCCATCTTGATGAGCTTCTTCTGCAACAGCGGCAGCTTCTTCACTATGGTCTTCTCCATCTGAAATGATAATAAGTACACGATTGGTTTGTTCTTCATCATCAAAATAAGTCGTTGCCAATTTAATAGCTTCGTTTATTGCAGTTCCTTGCGATGACAACATATCGGTATTCATATTTTGTAAAAACATTTTAGCCGAGGCATAATCTGTTGTTATTGGTAATTGCGGAAATGCTTTTCCTGCGTAAGCAATGATACCTACACGGTCGCTTGCCAAATTATTTATGATTTGTGTAACAAGTTGTTTAGATTTTTCTAATCGATTTGGTGCTATATCTTCGGCCAACATACTTTTAGAAACATCTACGGCAAAAACAATATCAACACCTTCGCGTTTTACTGTTTCGAACTTTGTACCTATTTTAGGGTTCACCAAAGCTATTGTTAAACAAAGAAAAGCTAAACTTAAAACTATGATTTTTAAAACCGACTTAAACAACGACCTATTAGGGCTTAATCTTTTAAGCAACTGTTTGTCTGCAAATTTATTTTGCGCTTTATATTTCCAGAATTGAAGCACCAAAAAGAGAAGTGCTATTACAGGAATAATACCCAAAGCCCAAAACCATATTTTTTCTTCTAATTGATACATTTTTTCCAGTATTCAGTTTACAGTCTCAGTAAACAGTTTGTAAATTCTTTTTTAAGATTTCCTTTTTCGCGGAAATAAAAAACTCATTATATAAAACTTCTAAAAATTGTATTACGCAACAGCAATTCTAAAAGCAATAATAAACCTGCTAAAATTACTAACGGACGATACTTTTCTTCGTAATTATAAAACTTAAACTCTTCTATTTCGGTTTTCTCTAGTTTATTAATTTCGTTATATATTTCTTCCAGCTTTTTATTGTTTGTAGCTCTAAAATATTTGCCTCCAGTAACATCGGCTATTTCTTTAAGCAACTCTTCATCAATTTCTACTTGTATTCTACCATATTGAAAATTTCCGTTAGGTAAAATAGCAATTGGAGATAAAGCCATACCATTTGTCCCTAAACCAATAGTGTAAACTTTAATACCATATTCAATAGCTAATTCGCTTGCAATTTTTGGATCTATAAACCCTGAATTATTTACACCATCGGTAAGTAAAATAATAACCTTGCTGGTTGCTTTACTGTCTTTTAATCTGTTTACCGATGTTGCTAAACCCATACCAATAGCAGTACCACCTTCAATAATGGTGTTGTACTTGATACTTGCTAAAGACCTCAACACAATAGCTTTATCGCTCGTAATGGGTGTTTTAGTGTAACTTTCCCCAGCATACTCTACCAATCCAATACGATCGTTAGGTCTTCCTTTTATAAAATCGGATGCTACATCTTTTAATGCTTCTAACCTGTTTGGCGATAAATCTTTTGCCAACATACTTGCTGATACATCTATTGCCATAACAATATCTATTCCGCGAGTTGTTTTTGTTCGTGTTGAAACATCTACAGATTGCGGTCTTGCCAAAGCTGTAATTAGTAAAGCTAATGCTATTAAACGTAAAGCAAATAATAGATGTTTTAACTTTGGTAACCAAGAATTGGTGATTTTAAACCCTTTTAAACTAGATATTTTTAGTTCTGCCGTTTGCTTTTTGTGCTTAAAAACATACCAAAGTATGGCTAAAGGTAGTGCCAATAGCAACCAGAAAAATTCTTTATTTACAAACTCAATGCCTTCAAACATTATACATCATCTTTTTTAAGTTCAATAGAATTTAAAATACGCTCTACGGTTTGGTCTGCGTAACTATCATCTTTAGGATAGGTAATAACAATTTGTTGCAATACATTTTCTGAAGTAAAATGCAACAAGATATAATTAACTTCAACAAAATTACCAGTTTCAAGTATATCAACCTTTAGTGTTCCATAGGTTTTTACTCCTTCGGCGCCATTTGGCGTTGTAAACTTATCTGTTAATGTTACAATATCTTTGGCACCCTGAGCTTCAATACCTTTTAAACTTCCTTCTATAGATTTTTCTAAATCAATACCATCTTTCGGTGCTTGCTTGTAAGATGCTGTGCTAACAGCTACACTAAACTCATCTAATAAAGTACCATACATGAATGTTGTCATATTCATTGACGCTTTTAATTCATCAGGAATTGGCAAATCGAAGCGTTTTAAAACCTTAGGTGTTGAAATACTTACTGGCGGGAAACCATATTCACTATTCACCCAATCGCCTTCTAGTAATTCTTTACTATCGTGCCCAATAATGGTGTCTTTTACAAAATCAAAACCATATTTTATAGAAAGCCCTGTTATGGTTGCTAGAAGCAAAAAGAGACTAATACCAATGGTTATCCATACTTTTTTACGTTTCTTTTTACGCTCTTGTTCTTCTCTATATTGTTGGTCTAAAAGCTTTTCTTCTTCTGTTGGCTCTGGCAACGCTTCTTTTACATGATCTATTTCAATATCAATAGTATTTCGGTCTATTTTAGCAAGTTCAATATCTGGTGCAGATTTGGCGAATTTTACTAAATCAGCTCGTTTTAAGATACTTTCTAAATTCTTAATATCCTCTTTACTTATATCTACTTGATTGCCTTCTTTAAGTAAATTAAGTCTGTTTATTAATTCATCTGTTGTGCTTTCTAAAGCCCGATCATAGACCTTTTCATCAAGATATTTTCTAATAATAAATGTTAAGTCTGAATAGTAGTCTTTTAAATTTTCATTTTCTAAATAATGACTTTCATCTAACTTTTTTAAAGCTAGTTTTGCTCTGTCGTATGGTGGCAATAATGCAATTTGTTCCTCTTCCGTTAATGGTTTTTTTCGCCATATAAACCAATACATTAAAAACGCTAAAGCACCAATTATTAAAAGTGTGATTAGTAAATATTTCCACCAATTACTACCTGATTTTTTTACAGAAATTATAGGCTTAATATCATAAAGTCCTTGTTTAGTTGTATCTATAACAACATTATTAACCTCAACTTTTAAAGAATCGGTAAAAAACGTTTTATCACCAATAATAATTTTTTGTCTTGGGATGGTGTAAGCTCCAGAATCGAATTGTGTTAAGCCATACTTTTTTACTAGGTTGTATCTATCGTTATTTTTTGTGGTATCTATTTCGTAGGATTCAATCATTTCTAAAGGCGAAAATGTTTGCCCTTCAGGAAAAACCACTAAACTTGTTGTATCGGTTTCTACTTGAATATTATAAGTAATTTGTTCACCTATTTTTATGGATGTAGAATCAATAGATGAAGTAACTTGAGCAAAAGAAACAAAAGAAAGGAGACAAAAGACAAAAGATATGAAGCCTGAAGCCTGAAGCCTGAAGCTTGAAGTTATAGTTCGATTTATTTTTAATATTTCTTTTTTCATATTCAATTTCTTCGTGCTTCTAACTTCGCACTCCGTACTTGACTTATTACCCACGACGTTTAAAATATCCTAATAGTTTTTTTACATAACTCTCATCTACACGACAATTGATAACGCCTGCTCCAGATTTAGTAAAACTTTCTTTGTAGTAATTAACTTTTTCATTGTAAAACTTACTGTAATTAAGCCTTATTTTTTTTGAGGATGTATTTACCAACATTAACTCACCTGTTTCTTCATCTTGCATTTGTACCATCCCTAAATTTGGAATAGATTCCTCATGTTTATCATAAACACGAATTCCTGTTACATCGTGCTTTCCTGAAACTATTTTCATGGTTTGGTTGTAATCGTCTGCAATAAAATCAGAAAGCACAAAAACAATTGCTTTTTTCTTCATGACGTTTTGCATGAATTTCAAAGCTTCTGCTAAATTGGTTTGTTTGCCTTCTGGTTCAAATTCTATTAATTCTCTAATGATTCGAAGTACATGAGAGCGCCCTTTTTTAGGCGGAATATATAATTCAATCTTATCTGAAAATAAAATCAGACCTATTTTATCATTGTTTTGAGTTGCCGAAAATGCTAAAGTTGCTGCAATTTCTGTAACGACTTCGTTTTTGAATTGCTGACTAGTACCAAACAATTCAGAACCAGAAACATCTACCATAAGCATCATGGTAAGTTCACGTTCTTCTTCAAAAACCTTAACAAAAGGTTCGTTGTAGCGTGCGGTTACATTCCAATCTATATTACGTACATCATCACCAAATTGATATTGACGCACTTCACTAAAAGTCATACCACGACCTTTGAAGGTAGAATGGTATTCGCCTCCAAAAATATGATCAGACAACCTACGTGTCTTAATCTCAATTTTACGTACTTTTTTTAGTAATTCTTTAGTATCCATCTTTTCAGTAAACAGTTTTCAGTCTCAGTTCTCAG containing:
- a CDS encoding VWA domain-containing protein; translation: MYQLEEKIWFWALGIIPVIALLFLVLQFWKYKAQNKFADKQLLKRLSPNRSLFKSVLKIIVLSLAFLCLTIALVNPKIGTKFETVKREGVDIVFAVDVSKSMLAEDIAPNRLEKSKQLVTQIINNLASDRVGIIAYAGKAFPQLPITTDYASAKMFLQNMNTDMLSSQGTAINEAIKLATTYFDDEEQTNRVLIIISDGEDHSEEAAAVAEEAHQDGIRIFTIGVGDVKGGPIPEKRNGIVLSYKKDSQGETVITKLNEETLKNIADEANGAYINGKNTNDVVENIREILNTMDKTEFEAKQFADFKDQFQWFLGFGIFFLLLDVFLLERKTAWLKKLNLFNENI
- a CDS encoding BatD family protein, which codes for MKKEILKINRTITSSFRLQASGFISFVFCLLSFVSFAQVTSSIDSTSIKIGEQITYNIQVETDTTSLVVFPEGQTFSPLEMIESYEIDTTKNNDRYNLVKKYGLTQFDSGAYTIPRQKIIIGDKTFFTDSLKVEVNNVVIDTTKQGLYDIKPIISVKKSGSNWWKYLLITLLIIGALAFLMYWFIWRKKPLTEEEQIALLPPYDRAKLALKKLDESHYLENENLKDYYSDLTFIIRKYLDEKVYDRALESTTDELINRLNLLKEGNQVDISKEDIKNLESILKRADLVKFAKSAPDIELAKIDRNTIDIEIDHVKEALPEPTEEEKLLDQQYREEQERKKKRKKVWITIGISLFLLLATITGLSIKYGFDFVKDTIIGHDSKELLEGDWVNSEYGFPPVSISTPKVLKRFDLPIPDELKASMNMTTFMYGTLLDEFSVAVSTASYKQAPKDGIDLEKSIEGSLKGIEAQGAKDIVTLTDKFTTPNGAEGVKTYGTLKVDILETGNFVEVNYILLHFTSENVLQQIVITYPKDDSYADQTVERILNSIELKKDDV
- a CDS encoding DUF58 domain-containing protein; the encoded protein is MDTKELLKKVRKIEIKTRRLSDHIFGGEYHSTFKGRGMTFSEVRQYQFGDDVRNIDWNVTARYNEPFVKVFEEERELTMMLMVDVSGSELFGTSQQFKNEVVTEIAATLAFSATQNNDKIGLILFSDKIELYIPPKKGRSHVLRIIRELIEFEPEGKQTNLAEALKFMQNVMKKKAIVFVLSDFIADDYNQTMKIVSGKHDVTGIRVYDKHEESIPNLGMVQMQDEETGELMLVNTSSKKIRLNYSKFYNEKVNYYKESFTKSGAGVINCRVDESYVKKLLGYFKRRG
- a CDS encoding VWA domain-containing protein; this encodes MFEGIEFVNKEFFWLLLALPLAILWYVFKHKKQTAELKISSLKGFKITNSWLPKLKHLLFALRLIALALLITALARPQSVDVSTRTKTTRGIDIVMAIDVSASMLAKDLSPNRLEALKDVASDFIKGRPNDRIGLVEYAGESYTKTPITSDKAIVLRSLASIKYNTIIEGGTAIGMGLATSVNRLKDSKATSKVIILLTDGVNNSGFIDPKIASELAIEYGIKVYTIGLGTNGMALSPIAILPNGNFQYGRIQVEIDEELLKEIADVTGGKYFRATNNKKLEEIYNEINKLEKTEIEEFKFYNYEEKYRPLVILAGLLLLLELLLRNTIFRSFI
- a CDS encoding tetratricopeptide repeat protein, with translation MKQIITFIIAFISVFSFAQEKDKAELLALKKANNYVYEGNALAEEDNFISAEMEYRKAISENPTTITGTYNLGTTYIGKGNFDEALYRLEEATKTATSKTEKHKAFHNIGNILMQNKKCKEAVEAYKNALRNNPTDDETRYNLGLAKICAEQQQDQEDQNKDENKEDKKDDNKENEDEKENQDNKDKEGDKEEDKKDEGDQEKKEGDDEKDEEGKPKDEKEGKGDEEKKKDQQKPKPQPGQLSPQQIKNLLEAMNNQEQKVQEKMNAEKQKGVKIKTDKDW